Proteins from one Cydia fagiglandana chromosome 13, ilCydFagi1.1, whole genome shotgun sequence genomic window:
- the LOC134669795 gene encoding uncharacterized protein LOC134669795, giving the protein MKLLNHEEVNAIIKQYGKFKVLDYTISKYSDSLIGYLGEHLKLIVTVEANGVHSEYKFFVKCMPKDQWLAEFLIESNFFRKEYVMLSDLFVKFDQNGGSKWRPKTLLIKKDFFIFEDVKEVGYQMLRQEGILNYEEINTIVKTLARFHAQSFIYEEKKSQELHKPYRIWEDFSEHLKECEDLSWRNTGRNAVIEFLKVNSKRKTESNFSKNVRALIISLFDDALNLTKPSAKYRNTVIHRDLWCNNILIKSDNEKYHALIVDFQTVLYSAPTLDLSSLIYFNTTKEFRDKYLDDILNVYYEELSKEVESAVNVDFSTILSKPTFMESYDESILFGMTQAAIIVPIIALSVKKREELFCDPESIDRINNVSRSQEILDVAKEDAAYNSRITELFEDIIERYYYLLNREDRKIGA; this is encoded by the exons ATGAAGCTACTAAATCACGAGGAAGTGAACGCAATAATTAAGCAATATGGGAAATTCAAAGTACTTGATTATACGATTTCTAAGTATTCCGACAGCTTGATCGGTTATTTAGGAGAACATTTAAAGCTAATAGTCACAGTCGAAGCAAATGGAGTTCATTCTGAATACAAGTTCTTTGTGAAGTGCATGCCGAAAGACCAATGGCTGGCAGAGTTTCTGATAGAATCGAATTTCTTCCGTAAAGAATACGTGATGTTGAGTgacttatttgtaaaatttgatCAAAATGGGG GAAGTAAATGGCGTCCGAAAACactcttgataaaaaaagacTTCTTTATATTTGAAGACGTGAAAGAAGTAGGATATCAAATGCTTCGCCAAGAAGGTATACTAAATTACGAGGAAATTAATACTATAGTGAAAACGTTAGCTCGGTTTCACGCTCAATCGTTCATTTACGAAGAAAAAAAGTCTCAAGAACTGCACAAACCTTACAGAATTTGGGAAGATTTTAGCGAACATTTAAAAGAATGCGAGGACCTCAGTTGGCGCAATACCGGCAGAAACGCTGTCATTGAATTTCTCAAAGTCAATTCCAAACGCAAAACCGAATCAAACTTTTCTAAGAATGTCAGGGCACTGATAATCTCTTTATTCGACGATGCTTTGAACTTAACGAAACCTAGTGCAAAATACCGGAATACTGTGATCCATCGCGATCTCTGGTGTAACAATATACTAATAAAATCCGATAATGAGAAGTATCACGCTCTGATAGTTGACTTCCAGACAGTCTTGTACAGTGCTCCAACATTGGACTTATCTTCACTTATATACTTTAACACTACGAAAGAATTCAGAGACAAATACCTTGATGACATTCTTAATGTCTACTACGAAGAATTATCCAAAGAAGTGGAAAGTGCAGTTAACGTTGATTTCTCAACGATTTTAAGTAAACCTACGTTTATGGAGTCTTATGATGAGAGTATTCTATTTGGGATGACTCAAGCGGCAATAATAGTGCCTATAATAGCACTGTCTGTGAAGAAAAGAGAAGAATTGTTCTGTGACCCGGAATCTATTGATAGGATAAACAACGTGTCGCGTAGTCAGGAGATATTGGACGTGGCTAAAGAAGACGCAGCATATAACTCAAGAATCACAGAGCTGTTTGAAGACATCATTGAAAGATACTACTATCTTTTAAACAGAGAAGACAGAAAAATTGGtgcttaa
- the LOC134670192 gene encoding uncharacterized protein LOC134670192 produces MENIKKNSCDTVQYITEEDIKLIVTKYGYASGDAAIEKYDVHYASDKMIGFVADYLKLQISVTSNGARKLLSFFVKAISKTNEAKANMAKDFGALEKEIIFYDVIKRNLAVPGLKPWSPHFVTRLQDAVVFEDLSALQYEMRSRYEKFDKQHTMQALQALARFHAGSTIFEETKTKEYQRPYTVNEQYKETLGRGGYIETDPWFVQCRIAALGAVKAFSKYRLNVDYMEVIERRWSIVFNSALSLADASSEHRNVICHRDLWNNNILFHYEKLEDNSAVPDDCVFVDFVAARCMPPAGDVMQLLHCNLNPRFRKDNLHTFLNYYYDELQVILENNNIDILDIMSRQKFMTSAKEQNLWGLVTHACLVQIFWMDDDVTANAFAESAQFHKIMYQDKATYIKNIMQKDDGFKKVLMEVFEEFIEDYLLNED; encoded by the exons ATggagaatattaaaaaaaattcgtgCGACACCGTTCAGTACATAACTGAAGAGGACATCAAATTGATTGTTACCAAATATGGATATGCAAGCGGAGACGCTGCCATTGAAAAATACGACGTACACTATGCAAGTGACAAAATGATCGGATTTGTGGCAGACTATTTGAAACTACAAATATCTGTAACTTCAAACGGTGCACGAAAATTGTTGAGTTTCTTCGTTAAAGCAATATCTAAGACAAATGAGGCTAAAGCGAATATGGCTAAGGATTTTGGGGCCCTTGAAAaggaaataatattttatgatgttatcaaaaggaatttagcAGTACCAG GTTTGAAACCATGGAGTCCACATTTTGTAACACGTCTACAAGACGCTGTGGTTTTCGAAGATTTATCGGCTTTACAATACGAGATGAGGAGTAGATATGAAAAATTTGATAAACAACATACCATGCAAGCCCTTCAAGCACTGGCCAGATTCCATGCTGGCTCTACCATCTTTGAGGAAACAAAAACTAAAGAATACCAGCGTCCTTATACAGTCAATGAACAATATAAGGAAACTTTAGGAAGAGGTGGATACATAGAAACCGATCCTTGGTTCGTTCAATGCAGAATCGCTGCCTTAGGAGCCGTAAAAGCCTTCTCAAAGTATAGATTAAATGTAGATTACATGGAAGTGATTGAACGACGCTGGAGTATCGTTTTTAACTCCGCTTTATCTTTAGCAGATGCCTCTTCAGAACACCGTAACGTTATATGTCATAGAGATTTGTGgaataataacattttatttcattacgAAAAGTTAGAGGATAATAGTGCTGTGCCTGATGATTGTGTCTTTGTGGACTTTGTGGCAGCGCGCTGTATGCCCCCTGCAGGCGACGTCATGCAACTTCTTCACTGCAATCTGAATCCGCGCTTCCGGAAAGACAATCTTCATACTTTCTTGAACTACTACTACGATGAACTCCAAGTTATActggaaaataataatattgatatccTGGATATTATGAGCAGGCAAAAATTTATGACTTCAGCCAAAGAACAAAATCTATGGGGTCTTGTAACTCACGCTTGTTTAGTGCAAATATTTTGGATGGATGATGATGTGACGGCAAACGCCTTTGCGGAGTCCGCacaatttcataaaataatgtACCAAGACAAAGCGacttatattaaaaatataatgcaAAAGGATGATGGTTTCAAGAAGGTTCTGATGGAAGTATTTGAAGAATTTATTGAAGACTATCTTCTAAATGAAGATTAA
- the LOC134670193 gene encoding pickpocket protein 28-like — protein sequence MFPMISNRTTGPGAIKFNVMVSANVYVLNAEDVPSQTTLGSDVLTIAPEVSQKRYISIRTIANDEAARFISPVKRKCRYTDENFLDVYRHYSYSACTVQCRKDAQIRFCNCTNYFTPNVPEHLKCDVNGIICLNNHINELSVLKAKWSNRPGLYCDCLPSCTEAEISVVKDFKLTASTEFAAVHIELAILPSERYKRNVVRGILDLVVSTGGTGGLFLGASILSFVEFVYILLLRPFCDIYSQRGVDHWHRKFGNRRLEDNKFVPNKEWSYHEGNVGAGLNQVKRRVLKS from the exons ATGTTCCCTATGATAAGCAATAGAACCACTGGCCCGGGAGCTATTAAATTTAACGTGATGGTGAGCGCCAACGTGTACGTTTTAAATGCAGAAGACGTGCCATCTCAGACGACACTGGGCTCAGACGTTCTGACAATCGCTCCTGAAGTTTCCCAAAA ACGCTACATTTCAATAAGAACCATTGCTAACGACGAGGCTGCTCGCTTCATTTCTCCAGTAAAAAGGAAATGTCGGTACACAGACGAAAATTTCTTGGATGTCTACCGCCACTACTCCTACAGTGCTTGTACGGTTCAGTGCAGAAAAGACGCGCAGATCAGATTCTGTAATTGCACAAATTATTTCACGCCTAACGTCCCAGAGCATTTGAAGTGCGACGTCAATGGCATCATTTGCCTTAATAACCACATTAATGAGCTGTCG GTCCTGAAAGCCAAATGGTCAAATCGTCCTGGTTTGTACTGCGACTGTTTACCATCATGCACAGAGGCAGAGATATCTGTCGTCAAAGATTTCAAACTCACCGCCTCAACGGAGTTTGCTGCCGTTCATATCGAACTAGCTATACTACCCAGCGAGCGATATAAGAGAAACGTGGTCAGAGGCATACTGGATCTTGTGG TATCCACGGGAGGCACAGGTGGACTGTTTCTCGGCGCTAGCATCTTGAGTTTTGTGGAATTCGTCTACATACTATTGCTGCGTCCTTTTTGCGATATTTACAGCCAGAGGGGCGTCGACCATTGGCATAGGAAGTTTGGTAACCGTCGGTTGGAAGACAATAAGTTTGTACCCAACAAGGAGTGGAGCTATCATGAAGGGAATGTTGGAGCTGGCTTGAACCAAGTGAAACGTCGGGTTTTAAAAAGTTAG